One window of Bactrocera tryoni isolate S06 chromosome 2, CSIRO_BtryS06_freeze2, whole genome shotgun sequence genomic DNA carries:
- the LOC120767899 gene encoding mucin-5AC, whose product MITDRNKFNFVTICIGLSFLLTSASVVSAQATSNAQQETNQQQQLQTPEQNQAAIATITVVDNNNKDEKTNAILNEPINDVAHAFSPRLDYSNEWRPVGRGDPLKNDPTFDYSPPTLEHVRYWAETTTKDGGNSKEESDSGKQDINSVRFAAHPGQQDIPKYGMPNEHLRGSNGGIHASSHAPQQHAHMNQHVVMPHQHYHQSHHPGAVKNAKGEIPLVQPKYTSVRRSYYAQQPPTRLMPPPMQLNSPPINTFNVPMKPSQAHTEYRHSMSAAPPAHASTMSSMGPSSSSLSPLAMQHMKMQHHPSMSTTASSSSWMYHAPPTMHHHQQQPQNHQYAMPSGSAAVVSTSAQSSRMPVSHIYDSHPQDSHHYFSYARPSSNSITSHPPQESYTANSVRHSPNSLKQSSAGRKPWLHELLQKEVVKTSAKPNYSTSANKYAYETTKPIYERMPSTNAISGGFTPITPITHVSAPPTVATTTTTTTTTPRVSSTASSIAITPSVFYPTISPTLVPYTPRTTTHVIYTTPTTTTTPRTTTSTTSSRLLIPTTSNLASRPTVAPMQMTTDSLFSHYKQPEAPFRGPMYLIIEGHSKVKKYGKNGINLNLPKIVPVIPKREPVVRVAEPGEEKRGTPETFHVEHLHVKTSTTTTTTTTTTTTAQPSTTPKSVTTAKPSTTTTAKPTKAAPTMKATPTTSKPIMTTKPNTTANSAKSTTKPVTSTTTTARPTATTVSSKVISTTAAAVTTKATTKSTVRSEEFKPTSTPAVAKPTQSEPLLKLELPNEPPTGMSGLLNLLDSSLGGLFAEQPLDSIELPASPTQAKQTASTKLAVMSSPSTVLKAVNTATPASIAAQSAVVPVVPDARIGTNAADTFASGSAEFSFTTDMPPREVRQVFDYDQRPESRLKDFVIERFDGDATDDEGASSAFYDDEFEEYDEEGANNSANGDLPIKRMDRFVDGEEGEFVGDYEDVDLEELGMSDVAPSSILVRTQAKMA is encoded by the exons ATGATTACCGATCGcaacaaattcaattttgttaCGATATGCATTGGTTTAAGCTTCCTGCTCACCAGCGCAAGCGTGGTGTCCGCGCAAGCAACGAGCAATGCGCAGCAGGAGACAaatcaacagcagcagctgcaaACGCCTGAGCAAAACCAGGCGGCTATCGCAACTATAACAGTGgtggacaacaacaacaaagatgaGAAGACTAATGCGATTTTAAATGAGCCAATAAACGATGTGG CGCACGCATTCAGCCCGCGCTTGGATTACAGCAACGAATGGCGACCTGTGGGCCGTGGAGATCCACTGAAAAACGATCCAACATTCGATTACAGCCCGCCAACGCTGGAGCATGTACGCTACTGGGCGGAGACAACCACAAAGGATGGTGGCAATAGCAAAGAGGAGAGCGACAGCGGCAAGCAGGATATAAATAGCGTGCGCTTTGCTGCCCACCCCGGCCAACAGGACATTCCAAAGTACGGCATGCCGAATGAACATTTACgaggcagcaacggtggcataCATGCATCGTCGCATGCACCCCAACAACATGCACATATGAACCAACATGTTGTTATGCCACACCAGCACTACCATCAATCCCACCATCCGGGCGCCGTTAAAAATGCAAAAGGTGAAATACCACTAGTACAACCGAAATACACCTCAGTGCGTCGCAGCTATTATGCACAACAACCACCGACACGTCTAATGCCACCACCCATGCAGTTGAACTCGCCGCCAATCAATACCTTCAATGTGCCCATGAAACCCTCGCAAGCGCATACGGAGTATCGGCACAGCATGTCGGCGGCGCCACCAGCGCACGCTTCGACAATGTCAAGCATGGGACCATCTTCGTCATCGTTGTCGCCGCTCGCAATGCAACATATGAAGATGCAGCACCATCCAAGCATGTCCACAACGGCTTCGTCCTCGTCGTGGATGTATCATGCACCGCCTACCATGCATCACCATCAGCAGCAGCCTCAAAATCATCAATATGCTATGCCCAGCGGTTCGGCAGCTGTCGTTTCAACGTCGGCCCAGTCATCGCGTATGCCAGTTTCACACATTTACGACTCACATCCGCAGGACTCCCATCACTACTTCAGCTACGCACGTCCCAGCTCGAATAGCATCACTTCGCATCCTCCACAAGAGTCTTACACGGCCAATTCGGTACGCCATAGTCCGAACAGTCTAAAGCAAAGCAGTGCTGGACGCAAGCCATGGTTGCATGAGCTCTTACAGAAGGAGGTCGTAAAAACATCAGCCAAGCCTAATTATTCGACGTCCGCCAATAAGTATGCGTACGAGACTACAAAGCCCATTTATGAGCGCATGCCATCCACCAATGCAATAAGCGGTGGTTTCACACCAATAACACCGATTACGCACGTCTCAGCGCCTCCAACTGTAGCTACCACGAcgaccacaacaacaactacaccaCGTGTGTCTTCAACAGCATCCTCAATTGCTATCACACCCAGCGTTTTCTATCCAACTATCAGCCCTACACTGGTCCCATATACCCCCCGCACCACTACGCATGTCATTTAcactacaccaacaacaacgacgacaCCGCGCACTACTACGTCGACGACTTCTTCACGCCTACTGATACCAACCACCAGCAATTTGGCATCCCGACCGACTGTGGCACCAATGCAAATGACTACCGACTCCTTATTTTCACACTACAAACAACCCGAAGCGCCATTCAGAGGCCCTATGTACCTAATTATTGAAGGTCACTCGAAAGTGAAGAAATACGGCAAGAATGGTATCAACTTGAATCTACCGAAAATAGTGCCCGTCATACCGAAACGTGAACCTGTCGTGCGTGTAGCGGAACCAGGAGAGGAGAAGCGTGGCACGCCCGAAACCTTCCATGTAGAACATCTGCATGTGAAGACCTCGAccacgacgacgacgacgacgacgacgacaacaacagcacagcCTTCAACGACACCGAAATCTGTGACGACAGCCAAGCCTTCGACGACCACAACAGCGAAACCTACGAAAGCTGCGCCAACAATGAAAGCCACACCAACTACTTCAAAGCCTATAATGACCACAAAACCGAATACAACCGCTAATTCCGCTAAATCAACAACGAAACCAGTGACAtcaacgacaacaacagcacgACCCACAGCAACCACTGTATCTTCTAAAGTCATCAGCACAACAGCCGCAGCAGTTACCACAAAAGCAACTACAAAAAGTACTGTTAGGTCTGAAGAGTTTAAGCCAACATCAACGCCAGCTGTTGCAAAGCCTACACAAAGCGAGCCACTGCTAAAGCTCGAGCTGCCTAATGAGCCACCAACTGGCATGTCGGGATTACTCAACCTACTTGACTCCTCGCTAGGCGGACTCTTTGCCGAGCAGCCATTAGATTCAATTGAACTGCCTGCGTCACCAACTCAAGCAAAACAAACGGCATCCACCAAACTTGCGGTGATGAGCTCACCCAGCACTGTTTTGAAGGCAGTCAACACCGCCACTCCCGCGTCAATTGCCGCACAATCTGCGGTAGTACCTGTCGTACCAGATGCACGCATTGGCACTAACGCCGCCGACACCTTTGCTTCGGGTTCGGCAGAGTTTAGCTTCACCACAGATATGCCGCCACGTGAGGTGCGCCAAGTATTCGATTATGATCAGCGCCCGGAATCACGTCTTAAGGATTTCGTAATTGAGCGTTTCGATGGCGACGCAACCGATGATGAGGGAGCGTCGTCCGCTTTCTACGATGATGAATTCGAGGAGTATGATGAAGAGGGCGCAAACAATAGTGCAAATGGCGATCTGCCAATTAAGCGCATGGATCGGTTTGTCGATGGCGAAGAGGGTGAGTTTGTGGGCGATTACGAGGATGTGGATTTGGAGGAGTTGGGCATGAGTGATGTGGCGCCATCGTCCATACTTGTGCGCACACAAGCGAAAATGGCGTAG